The following are encoded together in the Triticum dicoccoides isolate Atlit2015 ecotype Zavitan chromosome 6B, WEW_v2.0, whole genome shotgun sequence genome:
- the LOC119321757 gene encoding calnexin homolog produces MTGGRAVLLLVVSALFAQIYASDPLFHESFDDGFQGSWIVSGKEEYSGVWKHEKSDGHEDYGLLVSEPARKYAIVKELDSPVTLKDGTVVLQFEVRLQNGLECGGAYLKYIRPQEAGWDAKEFDNDTPYTIMFGPDKCGSTNKVHFILKHKNPKTGKYVEHHLKSPPSVPYDKLSHVYTAILKPDNEVRILVDGEEKSKANFLSADDFEPALIPSKTIPDPDDKKPEDWDERAKIPDPAAVKPDDWDEDAPTEILDEEATKPEGWLDDEPEEVDDPEAAKPEDWDDEEDGEWEAPKIDNPKCEEAPGCGEWKRPMKQNPAYKGKWHAPMIDNPAYKGIWKPQEIPNPEYFELDKPDFDPIAAIGIEIWTMQDGILFDNILIADDEKVATAILEKTWKPKFDVEKEKQKAEEAAAADSEDLSEFQKKIFSVLYKIADIPFLEPYKIKIIDVIEKGEKQPNITISILASAAVILVTVLFRTLFGGKKPVAPVKPIAEVKKPSATEADAAGSSGDKEEKEDDTTAPRRRSRRET; encoded by the exons atgacggGCGGGCGCGCGGTGCTCCTGCTGGTGGTCTCGGCGCTGTTCGCGCAGATCTACGCGTCGGATCCG CTGTTTCACGAGTCCTTCGACGATGGCTTCCAGGGGAGCTGGATCGTCTCCGGCAAGGAAGAGTACTCAG GTGTATGGAAGCACGAGAAGAGTGATGGCCATGAAGACTATGGTCTCCTTGTTAGCGAGCCAGCCAGGAAATATGCCATAGTCAAAGAGCTTGATAGCCCTGTTACTTTGAAGGATGGAACAGTTGTCCTGCAGTTCGAAGTGAGGCTTCAGAATGGCCTTGAGTGTGGAGGTGCTTATCTTAAGTACATTCGCCCTCAGGAGGCTGGATGGGATGCCAAGGAATTTGACAATGACACTCCTTACACAATTATGTTTGGTCCTGACAAGTGTGGTTCAACGAACAAGGTTCACTTCATCCTGAAGCACAAGAACCCCAAGACTGGCAAATATGTTGAACATCACCTTAAGTCCCCACCCTCTGTCCCATATGACAAGCTCTCTCATGTCTATACGGCTATCTTGAAGCCGGATAACGAGGTCAGAATTCTGGTTGACGGGGAGGAGAAGAGCAAAGCAAACTTCCTGTCCGCTGATGATTTTGAGCCAGCACTTATTCCATCAAAGACTATTCCTGACCCTGACGACAAGAAGCCAGAGGACTGGGACGAGAGAGCTAAAATCCCTGACCCAGCTGCAGTGAAGCCCGATGACTGGGATGAGGATGCCCCAACAGAAATTCTGGATGAGGAGGCCACCAAGCCAGAAGGATGGTTGGATGATGAACCTGAGGAAGTTGATGACCCAGAGGCTGCTAAGCCCGAAGACTGGGATGATGAGGAGGATGGTGAATGGGAGGCACCGAAGATTGACAACCCCAAGTGTGAAGAGGCACCTGGATGTGGTGAATGGAAGAGGCCAATGAAGCAGAACCCTGCGTACAAGGGCAAGTGGCATGCACCCATGATTGACAACCCTGCCTACAAGGGAATCTGGAAGCCCCAAGAAATCCCCAACCCTGAATACTTTGAGCTTGACAAGCCTGACTTTGATCCGATTGCCGCTATTGGAATTGAGATCTGGACAATGCAGGATGGCATCCTTTTTGACAACATTCTTATCGCCGATGATGAGAAGGTAGCCACCGCCATCTTGGAGAAGACATGGAAACCCAAGTTTGATGTTGAGAAGGAAAAGCAGAAGGCTGAGGAGGCTGCAGCAGCCGATTCAGAGGACCTTTCTGAGTTCCAG AAGAAGATCTTCAGCGTTTTGTACAAGATCGCCGACATTCCATTCTTGGAACCTTACAAGATCAAGATCATT GATGTTATTGAGAAGGGAGAGAAGCAGCCCAACATTACAATTTCGATCTTGGCCTCAGCCGCTGTCATCCTTGTGACTGTACTCTTCAGAACCCTTTTCGGTGGCAAGAAGCCAGTG GCACCTGTGAAGCCCATTGCCGAGGTCAAGAAGCCCAGTGCCACGGAAGCCGATGCCGCTGGAAGCAGCGGCgacaaggaggagaaggaggatgaCACAACCGCACCACGCAGAAGGTCGCGaagggagacatag